GAACATTACCTGGAAAACCGCGCTCCCCGGCAAAGGTTGGTCGACGCCGGTGATCTGGGGCGATCAGATTTGGATGACCACCGCCACGGAAGATGGCAAAAAGCTCTCGGCGCTCTGCGTAGACAAAGCGAGCGGCAAGATCCAGCGCGAGATCCTGGTGTTCGAAGTGGCCGAGCCGGAGCCGATCAACGCCACCAACAGCTATGCCTCTCCCTCGGCGGTGATCGAAGCGGGGCGCGTTTATGTCCATTTCGGAACGTATGGAACTGCCGCCATCGATACTGCCACCGGCGCGATCCTCTGGAAGCGCGACGATATGAAGCTCGACCACAAAGAGGGACCCGGATCGTCGCCCCTGCTGCTCGGCAATCTGCTCATCGTCACCTGCGACGGAATGGATGTGCAGTATGTTGCCGCCCTCGACACCACCACCGGCAAGACCGTTTGGAAAACCGATCGCAGCATCGACCTCTCGGGGTTCGACGCCGACTTGCGGAAAGCCTATGCCACGCCGCTGATCGTCACAGTCGACGGTAAACCGCAACTCATCTCGACCGCTGCTCACGCCGCTTATGGCTACGACGCACTGACCGGCAAAGAGCTCTGGCGGCTGCCGTACAAAGGTTTCTCGAACGTCATTCGCCCGGTCGCAGTCCGCGATCAGCTGATCCTGAACACCGGCTATGTCAAAGCCAACTGGATTTCACTCAAGCTGCCACTTGCTGGCGCGATCGACGAAGCGTCGATCGGGTGGCAACATGCCACCGCTGTTCCCACCAAGCCCACCAGCGTCGCTGCCAATGGTCTGTTTTTCTCGATCACCGATCGAGGTGGCGTGGCAACGTGCCTCGATCTTGTGACTGGCGAGAACGTCTGGACCGAGCGGCTGGGAGGGAACTTCAGCTCCTCCCCCCTGCTGGCTGAAGATCGGATCTATTTGTGCGATCAGGAGGGGAACACGACGGTGATAAAGGCCGCGGGGACGTTTGAAAAGATCGCCAGCAGCACGCTCGCCGCGGGGACAATGGCTTCCCCGGTGGTTTCCGGAAAAGCGATTTACCTGCGAACCACCGAGGCACTCTATCGGATTGAGCAGGCGCCGTAGCGCGCTACAGGGTCAGCACCTATTACTTGCCGCGCGCGGCGCTCGATACCACCGCGCCGCTCGGGATGATCGCGGCGACGATGAGCCCCACGATGAGCGCTCCTACCAGCTGGTCGGCGATGTTCACCAGCGTGTAAATATCGGTCCGAATCAGCCAATTCCACTCGACGCCGTAGGTGGCGATCGCCCCGAAGAGCCCCACCAGAACGATCAGCGTCACCCGATCCTGATAGGCCATCGCTGCGCCGCGAATGAGCCACAGGATCAGGCTCGCGCAGGCTCCCATAGCAATGTTGATCACGATGCCGTAGGCAAACATCATCGGCTCCATTGGCGGCCCCCCTTCCTTACGAAAGTGGACGATCGCAATTGGTCCCGCCTGCCGTCGCTCGGCAAATGTCGCCTGTGTCTGCTCGTTCATTTTCCCCGCCGGGATCATCGGCAAGAGGTACGTGCCGGTCTGAGGGAGCGAACCCGACAGTACTTGACCGAATTGCACTTCATCAGCCGCCTGATCGAACGTGTGGGTATGCCACGGCAAGATGACCCACGAGAGAAAGCCCCAGAAGAAAAGTGCAAAGCCACTCGCAAGACTGGCAACCAAGAGGCGAGCCATGGGGGCGGCCCTTTCGGAGAAGGATGACACAAGGATGATCAATCAGCGCGCTGGCTCTGTCGGTCGATACGCGCCATCGAGTGCGGGCAGTTTCTGGCGCGGAAGTGCGCCAGCTTCTCGGGACTCGACTACGCGACAGCAGCGGCGCTTCTATACTACTAGCAGAACTCCCCGACTGTCGACTTGATCCTGGAAGGCAAGTCCCGACGATCGGCTCCAGAAGGAACCTGCACGTGCTGATTGCTGAACCAGGACAAACACCGTACGACCTGCACTTCTCGATCTTTGGGTTTCCAGTTCGGATTCATCCCTTCTTCTGGCTCGTCGCCCTCATCTTCGGGATCGATGGGGACGGAACGTTCGATGGCACCGAGATCGTGATCTGGATCGCCGTGATGTTCCTCTCGATCCTGGTGCACGAACTGGGACACGCCTTTGCGTTCCGCCGTTTCGGGATCGAATCATCGGTGGTGCTTTATGCGCTCGGTGGTGTCGCGGTTCCCGATGGTGGGGGATCGCGGAACGTTTGGAAAAGCTACAAACCTACCACCCATCTTTCGCCCCAGCAGCAGATTTTGGTTTCTCTTGCGGGCCCGGCTGCCGGTTTTGGCCTCGCCGCCATCACGATCCTGGTGATGCTCGCCGCAGGCGGAAATATTCATGTGTTCTATGGAACGCTGGGAATTCCGCTGGTTTTTGCCAGTCACGCGACAGCCAGCGCTTTGTCGGGTGCAGTCAACAGCCTGCTGTGGCTCAACATCATCTGGGGGCTCGTGAATCTGCTGCCGATCTATCCGCTCGATGGTGGTCAGGTGGCTCGTCAGCTGTTTCTGCTCTACGACCATCGCGATGGCTTCGTCCGTTCGGTCAAGCTGAGCCTGTTTGTGGCGGTAGCAGTCGCCGTGTTTGGCGCTCTCGTGATGCGCGACATGTGGATGACGATGATGTTCGCTTCTCTGGCTTACTCAAGTTATCAAATTTTGCAGCAACTCGGTGGGTATCGGGGTCCCTGGTGATGCCAACGACCTCGCGCGCGACGTAGCGAAGCGACCTTCGCAGCGCAGCGCGATGATGTCGATCAGCCGCCGCGAAGAGCGCGCATGATCGTCGCGCCGCTGCTCGGTGATGTCCAACTGTCGCGTGGCGGGGTGATCTCTGCGCTTGCACGCAAAAAATATTTCATCGCGCGGTGCGCGAGCGTCATTGGTAGCGCAGCGCGGTTCATCGCGCCACTTTTTTTCGCGTCGACGCATGCTCTTCGACATCTCTTCACGTGCCGCGCAGCGTACATCACGTGAGCCATCGCGCGCTCGATGCTGCGCATCGCACCACATGCTGCGTGAGCCTGCAGCCGATACGTTGTACTCACTGCGTCTCACTTCGAGATTCACTAGTTTTCCCCGAGAAAAACGAGCGAAATCGAGACTACTCGAGCACCTCGCGCAAGGCTCGAACATGCGCAGCGCGCAGAGAAAAAATGACTGGTGAGTCGTCGCGCTATGCAGCTCTGCGATGTGCAGTGCGGCATGCTGATGATCGCTGTCGCCGAGCATTCGAATGCGACGCGTGCTCTGCGCTCGAGGCGCGTGTGAAGTCTGCTGCAAGTGCGCTCGCGCGCATGTTGATCGCGCATGAAAGTGGATGATTGTTGCGCGATTGTGTGCATTTGCTCTTGACGATTTTGTACGCAATCGCAAGATTTAGAAAATCTCGTGCAAGTGGTAATGCAATACCAAATTTTTGCACGCGATCATTGCTAAGGATTTTAAGCCGCGAGCGAATGAAGCGAGTGACACACGGGATGTCACCACGATCTTCGCCCTGCTGAGGCAGGACCAAGCGGCTTGTGGCAAGGGATGGAGTGGGACATCACTCATCACTCGCCAGATAGTGGTTGGTGATCGAGTCTCTCTAGTCGGCGGCTCTTCGAGTCGAAGACTACGGGGATGGATCTTGGGTGTGCGATGTGTCTGCCTTCGGGCACCACCTCAGCTACCTGAGACGATGAAACATCGAACAGCCGGTTCTTCGGAACTAGTCGACGATGTTTCACAAACTCACGATGCTGGAGAGTTCGTGATAGGTGATGGGACCCGCAAGCTCCATCGAATTTTTTAGTGAAGGATGTTCTACAATGGCCAAGAAAAAAGCTGCCAAGAAGGCTGCCCCCAAGAAAGCCGCCGCTCCAAAGAAGGCTGCTAAGAAAGCCGCCAAGAAGGCTTCGAAGAAGGCTCCAGTTGCGAAGAAGGCCTAGTGATCAGCCCGCAGATCTTCACTTGTGGAAGGTCTGAAGCTGTCACTTAGACGCTTTTCTTCCAACAGCCAGGCTGAGGCCAGCGCTTCCTTAGCGAAACGGTCGGTTTGACTTGTCAAACAGACTGTTTCACGAAGCAGATTGCCTCGGCTCATGTCTTCGGCTGCCCGGCCGGTGTTCGAAAAAAGCTAGTTCACGGACACACGCAGCGAACACTTGCAAAGGTGTCGCTGCACCTGTTCGGTTATTATCAGCGTTTCGATATCTTCGCCGGTCGATTACCCTGAAAACAACGAGAAAGAGCCGCCTCGGCCAAAACTGGGGTGGCTCTAAGCTTTTCTTGAGGCAGTCTCTGCGCGTGGCCGTCTTCTTCGGGTGGCTGTGTTACTCCCAAGGGAGCAGCGAGCGGCTGATGAATCGCGACGAGCTGGCGGTCGGCTGTGTTGAGCTGTGCCGAGCACAGACACCCCAGCACTAACCACACAGCGCGCAACGCCTTCTCTCGCCTCTCGCCTCTCGCCTCTCGCCTCTCGCCTCTCGCCTCTCGCCTCTCGCCTCTCGCCTCTCGCCTCTCGCCTCTCGCCTCTCGCCTCTCGCCTCTCGCCGCCTTAGCCCAGCACGGGGAGTTGCATGACCGGCGGCTTCACGGCGGCGGCACTGGCCAGATTGCGGACCATCGTGGCGACGATCTTCGAGAGGTAGGGAGCGACGATCGGGTCGTCGAAGTTGCCGAGCGTTTTGCCATCGTCGCCGGCGATACGAATCTGCATGTTCAGCGGCACTTCGCCGAGGAACGGCACGCTCAGCTCTTCCGCCTTCGTGCGGGCACCACCATGACCAAAGATGTCCCACCGCTTCATCGTATCGGGACAGATGAAACCGCTCATGTTCTCGACCATGCCGAGCACGGGAATGTTGACCTTGCGGAACATTGCAATCGCTTTCACGGCATCGAGCAGCGCGACCTCTTGCGGCGTGCAAACGACAACCGAGCCAGTCAGCGGCAACAGCTGCGAAAGGGTGAGGGCAATGTCGCCAGTGCCGGGTGGCATGTCGATGATCAGGTAATCGAGATCGCCCCAGTTCACATCGCGGAGGAACTGCGTGATGGCGCCGTGGAGCATCGGTCCGCGCCATACCACCGCTTCACCCTTGGGAACAAGGAAGCCCATCGAGACCACCGGAATCGAGCCACTATAGATCGGCTTGATCTTGCCATCGACCGGTTCGAGCTTGCCATCGAGCCCCAGCAATTGCGGAATGCTGGGCCCGTAGACATCGGCATCCATCAGACCCACCTTCGAACCGGCGCGAGCCAGTCCCAAAGCGATCGAGGCCGCGATGGTGCTCTTTCCCACGCCACCCTTTCCGCTGCCGACAGCGATCACGCTCTTTGCTTTTAGGGCGATCGTACCAATCGCCACCGGTGGACGCTCGTGGATCGCCAGATTCACGTGCACGTCGGTCGCTTCGGGCAACTGCGCGCGAACGAGGTCCTTCAGATTCTCGGCGACTTCGTTTTTGATGGCTGCCGAGTGAGTTGTGAGCGCGAGGGTGAGCGAGACCTTGCTGCCACTCACCACGATGTCGCGAATCTGCTGCATCGGTAGTGCAGGGCGGCCAGTTTCGGGGTCTTTGAACTGACTAACGACCGAGGTAACGGCGGCGACATCGAGAGGCATAGCGGGCTCGCAGAGAAATCAGCGGAGGGTTTGGCAGACAAAATTCTGACACCCTGATTCTACCAAACTGTCTATTTCCTCTCGCAGGGGGCATCCACTTTTCGCAGGGGCATTGGGTGGGTAAATCGCGAGATTTCGAGGGGAATCATGGCAGAAAATAAGTCGCCATGGTCCGCCTAGCGTGACTCGTTTGGTCACGCAATGACGATACCCGGAGGGAGAAAGTCCCGAAGCCTCGAATGATCAGCCGAGATCCGTGCCCCGGCCCCACGGCAGCTCGGCAGCGAGCCGCGCTTCGAGGGTGGCGACTTCTGCGCGTGGACGGGGACGCAAATGACGCTCGACGATCCGCAGGAGTGGCGCGAGTTTCAGGGGGGACTCGATCACGTACGACGCGCCGGCATCGAGAAGCAGATCGCTGGCGTGGTCGAGGGGTGTCGAAGCGAGTGCGAGGATGCGTAGACCAATCGCATCGCGGCGCCAGCGGTCGATCATCTCGACGACGACGGCCAGATTGGCTGGCGAAGTTTCGATGGCGGCAATCGAATAGGGTCGAGCCGCTAGTTCTTCACCACAGGCCCGCAGCGAGCGCGTTTCGATCAATGGCAAACGGATGCCGAACGTGGCGCGACGAATCGCTGGTGCCCAGCGGCTGGTCGATTCGCAAACAATCAGTTTCGGCTGCATGGCGACGCTTCCCTTCACGATGGGCTATCGGGAAGTGGTTCGAAAATCACCGGCTCGTCGGCAGCAATATCGGCAGCAGTGGCTGGGGCGAGTCCCAACTGCGCAAGTCGGCGCAACAAACGCGCGCGACTAATCCCCAGCAGCTCGGCGGCGCGGCTTTTGTTGTTACGCGACTCGCGCAGAGCACGCTCGAGGAGTTGCTTCTCGACATCAGCCAGAAAATCGTCGAGCACAATCTTGGCCACCTCGCGCGGCGGATGTTTCAAAACACCCGCTGCCAAATGGACCCGGTCGGGGAGATCGGCCGCGGTTAGCTCTCGGCCCGTGGCCCGCGCACATCCTTCGCGAATCACTTGTGCAAGCTCTTCGATATTGCCAGTCCAGGAAGAGGCTGCGAGCAGTTCGATCGCAGCGGGCGCAACTCCCGAGAGCTGCGATGCACGCGACAGATTCTCTTGCTCGACAAACCAGTGAGCCAGGAGCGGCAGGTCTTCGAGTCGCGATTTCAGCGGCGGGAGCGCAATGGTGAGAGTGCTGAGGGCGAACGCCAAATCGCGGCGGAACTTCCCTTTTTGCGCTAGTTTTTGGAGCGAGTAGCGACTCGTCGCCAGCGTGAGCAAGTTCACCCCCGGAAGCAGCAGAAAGCTGGCGAGCTCTTGCTGGGCATCGGACTTCAGCTTATCGACCCCGAGGAGCAGCGCCGTCGGCGGGATGTTCTTACTCGCGCTCTCGCCGGATGCTGCTTCGCGCGCTAAGTGCCGCGAGATGATGCCGGTCAACGTACTTTGCAGCAGTTCGGCATCCATCACCGCGCAGTCGACAATCGGCAGCGGAATGTTTTTCCAGTCGCGAGCCAGGTGAATCGTGCGCGCGACATGCTCGCGCCCGGTCCCCTCGCTTCCAGTCACCAGCACGCGCGAATGCGACTTCGCAGCCAGAGCGATCTGCTCGCGCACGCGGCTGATCGCCACGCTGTTGCCAATCAGCTTATCGGTGTGATAGCGACCAAGCTGCGATTGACGAAGGGTCGCCAAAAGCTGGTGCAGCTGATCCGAAGTCAGTTCCCCCGAACCGGCGCGCGAGGCAAGTGTTTCATCGATAGCGGTGTCGGTTGCTTCGACCACCACCAGCGTGGCGGCTATGCCGCTAGGAAGCATCAACTGCGAGGCAGTCGCCATGCGGGGATGCAATTGGCCGGTCGTCGTGAGGAGCGAAAGTTTGAGCCGCTCGGCGTGCGGCTGAGGGGGGAGCGCGAGCGACGCAGCGACTCCCAAAATGCCATCGGCGGCGGTGCTGTAGTCGGCTCGCAATCCGACAATCTGCTCGGCGGTGATTGCCAGGAGTGTTTCGAGCGCTGGCGAGACGAAGATGATTTTTCGCGATGCATCCAAGACGTAAAGCGGAGAGGTCGCGTCGTGAATCAGCTTGAGGAGCGTTCGCGAGAGTGACGGTTTTCGCGGCATCGTGGCAAGCTTTGAGCGGGTGATGAGATCAAGGAGAAGTCCCTTGATTGTACGCTCGAAGTGCTGCCGAGAGGAAAAGTTTTTGACGTCTCACGCGGCAAATCACCGCGCTCAAAGAGCCGAGCTGCGGTGGCGTAAGATGCAAAAAGCAAAGACCAAAATCGAGCACAGCCACCCTGCCGAGCTTACATCTACCGAGCTGCAGTTTGTGGCGCGGCTTCGGTGGCAGGTGTCGCGGGAGTGCTCTTCTCGGCCTGGATCGGCGAGACGATGGGGACATAATCGGGCTTAGCGATCTGCTTCTCGGCGGCACCCGAGAGCGAAACGAGTCCCCCCGGCAAAGTTCCACTGAAGAGAACGATCGCGGCACACAGCAGCGACGCCAACAGAGCACCACTTCCACCAGCAGCGGCAGGAGCTGTGGTTTGCGGCTGAAAGAACATCACCGAGATGACCCGCAGGTAGTAGGCTGCAGCAATCGCCGCGTTGAGAGCACCGGCAATCGCCAAGAGGGTGAACCAGCGACTGGCAGCGATACCGGCATCGCCAGCGGCAAACTCGATGGCCGAACTGAAGAGGGTGAGCTTGCCCCAAAATCCTGCCAGTGGCGGAATGCCTGCGAGCGAGAACATGAAGACGGCAATCACGCCGGCGACAATCGGCTGCGATTTGTAGAGTCCGGCGAGTTCATCGACCGAGCGGACTTCTTTCTTTTCGCTACCGAGGTAGGCAACAGCTGCGAAGGTTCCCATCGAAGCGACAGCGTAGACGATGACGTAGAACAGCATCGCGGCGATGCCACCCGACGATTTGCTTTCGGGCAGAGCAATCGAAGCGGCTGCAGCAGCCAGACCGATCAGTAGGTAGCCGGTGTGAGCAATCGACGAGTAGGCCATCAGGCGGCGGAAATCTTTCTGCCACAGAGCACAGACGTTGCCGATTGTCATGGTGACGATGGCGAGCACCAGGGCGAGTTGCCAAGCGAACTCGGCTGCGATTGGCATGGCGATCAGGACGAGTCGAACCAGTCCGATAATGCCAGCCACTTTCGGCGCCACAGCCAGCAGACCAGCGTTGGCGTTGGTGGTCCCTTGATAAACGTCGGGGGCGTAGAACTGAAACGGAGCTGCTGCCAGTTTGAAACCAAGGCCAGCGAGAATCAGCACCAGCGCGAGTGGCAGCAGTGCGAGAATCGCTGGCTTTTCGTCGGCGGCAGAGGTAGCCAGCAGCGTTTCGCGAATCCCTTTGAATTCCATCGAGCCGCTGGTGATGAGGGTCGTTTCGCCGAGGCCGTAAAGGAAACTCATGCCGTAGAGCATCAGCGCCGAGGCGAGGATGCTGAGGAAAAAGTACTTCATCGTTGCTTCAGCCGACGCTGCATCGCGACGACCGAGGAACAGCAGCACGTAGGTTGGTACGGAGATGAGTTCGAGGCCAAGAAAGAGGAGCACTAGTTCGTTGGCCGACGAAACGATCATCACCCCCACGACCAGCATCATGAGCGTGCCGAGGAACTCGCTCGCCAAGCGGGTGTTGGCTAGTTTCGACGCGATGAGGGTGAAGCAAATTCCCACCAAGAGGGCGAGCCAGCGGAAGGCGAGGCTGGTGGGGTCGATGGCGAGTGGTCCGGTCAGGAGGGTTCCTGCTGTCCACGGGCTTCCGTAGGTCGCCAAGATCCCGGCAGCGGCCACGTAGCTGACCAGCGCAACGATCGTCCACCAGGCACGGCTGGGGGAGAACGCGCCGCCGATGAAGATCGCTGTAGCAGCGATGATCAGCAGAATTTCAGGGCCGAGTGCGGCAATGGTTTGCGTTTCAACGAACACTGGTAAGTTTCTCCACACGCTCGTCAGTTGCCGAATCTGGCGACGAATCTTTTGGCGAATCAGCCGAACTTGGAACGGTCAGGCAGGCAGCTGCCTTCTCTGCGGCGGGCACTTCGAGGGTCGCTTCGGTCTGGCTCGCGAGTTTATCGGAAGCTAGTTGAGTCGCCTGCGTCAGAGTGGGCTGCATGCGGGAGAGGAAATCTCCCGGACGAAGACCAATCCACAGCACAAAAACGCAGAGCGGGGCGAGAGCAAAAAACTCACGCCATTTGAGATCGGGAACGGTCGAGCCCGTGCCATGATCGTCGTGGCCATGTCCGTGTCCGTTATGCGAATGACTATCGTGACCCTGCGAAGCAGCGACAGCTACTGGTGCATGACCATGATCGTCAGCAGGTTCCTTCAGCGGACCGAAAAAGACATGCTGCACGAGCCACAGCATGTACCAGGCTCCCAGCACCACACCGGTGACGGCAAGGACGGCGATGGTCATCAGCTGCGAGAAGTTCTCGACACTCGACTGAGCCCAAGCACGCTGGAACATACCGAGCAGGATCATGAATTCGCCAGGGAAACCGTTGAGCCCCGGCAGACCGATGCTCGAGAACGTGAAGATGAGCATGAAGAACGAGAGCCACGGAGTTTGGCGAGCAAGTCCGCCGAGCTGTTTGATTTCGCGTGTGTGATAGCGCTCGTAGAGCATGCCGATGACAGCGAAAAGGCCGCCCGTCGAGAGACCATGGTTCACCATCTGTAGCACACTTCCTTGCACACCCAGCGGGTTGAGCGCGAAGAGTCCCAGCGTGCAGTAGCCCAAGTGGCTGACCGACGAGTAGGCAATCAGACGTTTCATATCCCCTTGAGCGAGCGCCACAAGCGCTCCGTAGATGATGCCGATCACGCTCAGCCAGAGGAGGTAGGGCATGCACGTGACGGTAGCATCGGGGAGCATCGGCACGCTGAAGCGTAAGAATCCGTAGACACCAATTTTCAGCAGAACGCCGGCGAGAATCACCGAGCCTGCCGTCGGCGCTTGCACGTGCGCGAGTGGCAGCCACGTGTGGAGCGGGAAGAGTGGCACCTTAATCGCAAAGCCAGCAAACAGGGCAATGAACACAGCCAACTGCCAGGCGGGTGGCAGCGGCGCATCGCGCAAGGTGGCTGTGAGTTCGGGAATCGAGAAGACCAGTTTCCCCACGCCCTCTTGCTGGTAGCACCAGACCACGATCACCAAGAGACCGAGGAACGTGAGCAAGCTGCCAGCGAGCGTGTAGAGGAAAAACTTGCTCGCGGCGTACTTTCGATCTTCGCTTCCCCAAATACCGATGAGGAAGAAGAGCGGAATGAGCGTGAACTCGAAGAAGACGTAGAACAGAATCAAATCGCGCGCGGTGAAGACACCGAGACAGCCGAACTCAAGCAGCAGGAGCATGCCGAAGAACAACGCTTCGCGTTCTTTAATCGCTTCCCAGCTGACCAGGACGGCGGTGACCATCAGCAGTGCGCTGAGGCCGAACATCCAGAGCCCGAGACCATCGAGCGCGAGGCTGAAGCGGATATCGAGCAAGCTGCCCGACTGGGCGAGCCAGGGCCAATCGACGGTGCAAAACTCGGCCCCTTTCGCCCCATCGGCGGGAAAGCTGGCGACGACAATCGCAGTGCACACGAGCGTCGCGAGCGTGACGCCCAAGGCACCGAAGCGCACGGCGTTTTTGCCCAAGGGGGCGAGGATCCACATCAGGATCGCGCCCGCAAGTGGCAGGAAAACAGTGGTGATGAACAAGCTGGTCATTTCTGGATTACCCCGCAGCCCAGAGCATTCGGGCGGCGATCAAAATCATGGCACCAAGCACCATGGCGAGCGCGTAAAACTGGACGAGACCCATCTGCAGCGAACGCATCAGCGAACCAATCGCTGGTGGAATCGCGCCGAACAAATTCACCAGGCCATCGATCAAGTTGCGATCGAGCCAGTAGCAAATCATCGAGAAGATCCGCATCGGCCACACAATCGTGACGCTATAAAGCTCGTCGATATAGAACTTGCCGAGCGAGAGTTTGTAAGGGGTCACGAAGCTGCCCAGCAGCAGTGGCGCGGCGAGCACGAGGCTGACAATCGCCAGCAAATAGCCGATCGTGGTGACGACAAAACCAAGCCCCACTTTACGCAGGCCGCCTGTCACCAGTCCGATGTACTTGTTCTTCTCGAGCGCCATCACCCACTGCGGATCGGTGAGCTGCTGCAGTCCTTCGAGATCGAAGATCCGTTTGAGGAACGCCACTTCGGTGCGGCTGCCGAGGTAGAGGTAGCACGCCAGTAGAATGCCGAGCCCCGCCGTGACAGTGCTGACACCAGCGACGTCGATGTGGAACTTGCCCACTTCACGCGTAGCCGCTACTGCGCCGACTGCCAGCGAAGGGGTCGTGCCGATGAAATCGAGCAGCGAGTTAGCGCCCCAGTCGCTCGTCAGGCTGATCCAAGCAGCACCGATCACCACAGCGGCGACCGACAAAACCACCAGCGGGGCGGTCATGATCGGCGGCGATTCGTGAGCGTGATGGCCAGCTTGATGCGGGATCTTCTCTTCGCCGTAGAACGTCATGCAAAACGCGCGGAACGTATAAAACGCGGTGAGAAAAGCCGTGAAGAGCGCGAGGTAGTACAGCGTGCTGTAGATC
This window of the Pirellula staleyi DSM 6068 genome carries:
- a CDS encoding PQQ-binding-like beta-propeller repeat protein is translated as MSHLPKLLLLLVLLVSTSVLVAEDNAWPDFRGPRFDGSSTSTGLPTEWSETKNITWKTALPGKGWSTPVIWGDQIWMTTATEDGKKLSALCVDKASGKIQREILVFEVAEPEPINATNSYASPSAVIEAGRVYVHFGTYGTAAIDTATGAILWKRDDMKLDHKEGPGSSPLLLGNLLIVTCDGMDVQYVAALDTTTGKTVWKTDRSIDLSGFDADLRKAYATPLIVTVDGKPQLISTAAHAAYGYDALTGKELWRLPYKGFSNVIRPVAVRDQLILNTGYVKANWISLKLPLAGAIDEASIGWQHATAVPTKPTSVAANGLFFSITDRGGVATCLDLVTGENVWTERLGGNFSSSPLLAEDRIYLCDQEGNTTVIKAAGTFEKIASSTLAAGTMASPVVSGKAIYLRTTEALYRIEQAP
- a CDS encoding site-2 protease family protein — translated: MLIAEPGQTPYDLHFSIFGFPVRIHPFFWLVALIFGIDGDGTFDGTEIVIWIAVMFLSILVHELGHAFAFRRFGIESSVVLYALGGVAVPDGGGSRNVWKSYKPTTHLSPQQQILVSLAGPAAGFGLAAITILVMLAAGGNIHVFYGTLGIPLVFASHATASALSGAVNSLLWLNIIWGLVNLLPIYPLDGGQVARQLFLLYDHRDGFVRSVKLSLFVAVAVAVFGALVMRDMWMTMMFASLAYSSYQILQQLGGYRGPW
- a CDS encoding NADH-quinone oxidoreductase subunit N, which produces MFVETQTIAALGPEILLIIAATAIFIGGAFSPSRAWWTIVALVSYVAAAGILATYGSPWTAGTLLTGPLAIDPTSLAFRWLALLVGICFTLIASKLANTRLASEFLGTLMMLVVGVMIVSSANELVLLFLGLELISVPTYVLLFLGRRDAASAEATMKYFFLSILASALMLYGMSFLYGLGETTLITSGSMEFKGIRETLLATSAADEKPAILALLPLALVLILAGLGFKLAAAPFQFYAPDVYQGTTNANAGLLAVAPKVAGIIGLVRLVLIAMPIAAEFAWQLALVLAIVTMTIGNVCALWQKDFRRLMAYSSIAHTGYLLIGLAAAAASIALPESKSSGGIAAMLFYVIVYAVASMGTFAAVAYLGSEKKEVRSVDELAGLYKSQPIVAGVIAVFMFSLAGIPPLAGFWGKLTLFSSAIEFAAGDAGIAASRWFTLLAIAGALNAAIAAAYYLRVISVMFFQPQTTAPAAAGGSGALLASLLCAAIVLFSGTLPGGLVSLSGAAEKQIAKPDYVPIVSPIQAEKSTPATPATEAAPQTAAR
- a CDS encoding Mrp/NBP35 family ATP-binding protein, which encodes MPLDVAAVTSVVSQFKDPETGRPALPMQQIRDIVVSGSKVSLTLALTTHSAAIKNEVAENLKDLVRAQLPEATDVHVNLAIHERPPVAIGTIALKAKSVIAVGSGKGGVGKSTIAASIALGLARAGSKVGLMDADVYGPSIPQLLGLDGKLEPVDGKIKPIYSGSIPVVSMGFLVPKGEAVVWRGPMLHGAITQFLRDVNWGDLDYLIIDMPPGTGDIALTLSQLLPLTGSVVVCTPQEVALLDAVKAIAMFRKVNIPVLGMVENMSGFICPDTMKRWDIFGHGGARTKAEELSVPFLGEVPLNMQIRIAGDDGKTLGNFDDPIVAPYLSKIVATMVRNLASAAAVKPPVMQLPVLG
- a CDS encoding sigma-54-dependent Fis family transcriptional regulator, producing MPRKPSLSRTLLKLIHDATSPLYVLDASRKIIFVSPALETLLAITAEQIVGLRADYSTAADGILGVAASLALPPQPHAERLKLSLLTTTGQLHPRMATASQLMLPSGIAATLVVVEATDTAIDETLASRAGSGELTSDQLHQLLATLRQSQLGRYHTDKLIGNSVAISRVREQIALAAKSHSRVLVTGSEGTGREHVARTIHLARDWKNIPLPIVDCAVMDAELLQSTLTGIISRHLAREAASGESASKNIPPTALLLGVDKLKSDAQQELASFLLLPGVNLLTLATSRYSLQKLAQKGKFRRDLAFALSTLTIALPPLKSRLEDLPLLAHWFVEQENLSRASQLSGVAPAAIELLAASSWTGNIEELAQVIREGCARATGRELTAADLPDRVHLAAGVLKHPPREVAKIVLDDFLADVEKQLLERALRESRNNKSRAAELLGISRARLLRRLAQLGLAPATAADIAADEPVIFEPLPDSPS
- a CDS encoding NADH-quinone oxidoreductase subunit M, with translation MTSLFITTVFLPLAGAILMWILAPLGKNAVRFGALGVTLATLVCTAIVVASFPADGAKGAEFCTVDWPWLAQSGSLLDIRFSLALDGLGLWMFGLSALLMVTAVLVSWEAIKEREALFFGMLLLLEFGCLGVFTARDLILFYVFFEFTLIPLFFLIGIWGSEDRKYAASKFFLYTLAGSLLTFLGLLVIVVWCYQQEGVGKLVFSIPELTATLRDAPLPPAWQLAVFIALFAGFAIKVPLFPLHTWLPLAHVQAPTAGSVILAGVLLKIGVYGFLRFSVPMLPDATVTCMPYLLWLSVIGIIYGALVALAQGDMKRLIAYSSVSHLGYCTLGLFALNPLGVQGSVLQMVNHGLSTGGLFAVIGMLYERYHTREIKQLGGLARQTPWLSFFMLIFTFSSIGLPGLNGFPGEFMILLGMFQRAWAQSSVENFSQLMTIAVLAVTGVVLGAWYMLWLVQHVFFGPLKEPADDHGHAPVAVAASQGHDSHSHNGHGHGHDDHGTGSTVPDLKWREFFALAPLCVFVLWIGLRPGDFLSRMQPTLTQATQLASDKLASQTEATLEVPAAEKAAACLTVPSSADSPKDSSPDSATDERVEKLTSVR